One genomic segment of Pelagerythrobacter marensis includes these proteins:
- a CDS encoding inner membrane-spanning protein YciB, protein MAEAKQKSGWLNILVDYGPLLVFLGTYKFYAPDETSPLGEIAAVIRGTIAFMVAAVVALGFSKWKFGRVSPMLWLSTALIVGFGALTIWLRDESFIQIKPTVVYVLFGSALIVGWLRGKALLEILLGAAFEGLDAQGWLKLSRNWAFFFFALAALNEVMRATLSFESWLWAKFWVFLPLSFLFTFTQIPMLLRHGLAAEGVKEEEQTPPPTA, encoded by the coding sequence ATGGCCGAAGCGAAGCAGAAGTCAGGCTGGCTCAATATTCTGGTGGATTACGGGCCCTTGCTCGTCTTCCTCGGCACCTACAAGTTCTACGCGCCTGACGAAACGAGCCCCTTGGGTGAGATCGCGGCTGTCATTCGCGGCACCATCGCCTTCATGGTCGCAGCAGTTGTCGCGCTGGGGTTTTCGAAATGGAAGTTCGGCCGCGTATCGCCGATGTTATGGCTCTCAACCGCGCTAATCGTCGGGTTTGGCGCGCTGACCATCTGGCTGCGCGATGAAAGCTTCATCCAGATCAAGCCGACGGTAGTCTACGTCCTCTTCGGCAGCGCACTGATCGTCGGATGGCTGCGCGGCAAGGCGCTGCTGGAAATCCTGCTCGGCGCCGCGTTCGAAGGGCTCGATGCGCAAGGCTGGCTCAAGCTCTCGCGCAATTGGGCGTTCTTCTTCTTCGCGCTCGCAGCGCTCAACGAAGTGATGCGTGCCACGCTGTCGTTCGAATCTTGGCTCTGGGCCAAATTCTGGGTGTTCCTGCCGCTCAGTTTCCTCTTCACCTTCACCCAGATCCCGATGCTTTTGCGGCACGGGCTTGCAGCGGAAGGGGTGAAGGAGGAAGAACAGACCCCGCCGCCAACCGCCTGA
- a CDS encoding potassium transporter Kup has translation MSETSVSQNPVPSGGRQPGAHGATSSKAALAVGAIGVVFGDIGTSPIYAFRETFAGPHPLALDTLHLLGVLSLIFWSMTIIVSLQYVTIMMRADNKGQGGTLALVALISGRVGRTGYGWVAVMLGVFATALFYGDSMITPAISVLSAVEGLTTVEDRFEPFVIPIALVLLIALFLLQRRGTAKVGRLFAPVMLVYFSVLAVLGLIQIVQNPGVLAALNPWYAVQFFMTDKLLAFLALGSVVLAVTGAEALYADMGHFGRGALRIGWFGFVMPCLLLNYFGQAAMIMGLEAAAAADAIQNPFFLMAPEAYRLPLVLLATCATFIASQAVITGAFSVTHQAIQLGYVPRLSILHTSETEHGQIYIPFVNWVLMIAVILLVLTFRNSSNLASAYGIAVTGAMLIDTCLMAVLFIAVWRWKMWVVIPAAAIFFVVDGAFFSANLTKVPDGGWFPLLVGAIAFTFLTTWSRGRKLMRERMSEVALPIEIFAKSAKNSAIRVPGTAIFMASSTAGVPSALLHNIKHNKVLHERVVILTVEIAEEPYVDPECRSEFHDLGDGFYRMVLHYGFMEETDVPAALKQVNSCGGAFDMMSTSFFLSRQTLLPSKNPSMMIWREKIFSWMLRNAATAMEFFRLPTNRVVELGSQVEI, from the coding sequence ATGAGCGAGACTTCCGTTTCACAGAATCCTGTGCCTTCGGGCGGCAGGCAGCCGGGCGCCCACGGCGCCACCTCTTCGAAGGCTGCCCTTGCCGTGGGCGCCATCGGCGTGGTCTTCGGCGATATCGGCACCAGTCCGATCTACGCCTTCCGCGAGACTTTTGCCGGACCGCACCCTCTCGCACTCGACACGCTGCATCTGCTCGGGGTGCTGAGCCTCATTTTCTGGTCGATGACGATTATCGTCTCGCTCCAGTACGTGACGATCATGATGCGGGCCGATAACAAGGGGCAGGGCGGTACGCTTGCCCTGGTGGCCCTGATCTCAGGCCGGGTGGGGCGAACGGGGTATGGCTGGGTTGCGGTCATGCTGGGCGTCTTCGCCACTGCGCTGTTTTACGGCGACAGCATGATTACGCCGGCGATTTCGGTCCTTTCGGCGGTGGAGGGGCTGACGACGGTGGAAGACCGGTTCGAGCCGTTCGTCATCCCGATCGCGCTTGTGCTGTTGATCGCCCTGTTCCTGTTGCAGCGACGGGGAACGGCCAAGGTGGGCCGCCTGTTTGCGCCGGTTATGCTGGTCTATTTCAGCGTTCTTGCCGTGCTGGGCCTGATCCAGATCGTGCAGAACCCTGGCGTTCTGGCGGCGCTCAATCCCTGGTATGCCGTCCAGTTCTTCATGACCGACAAGCTCCTGGCCTTTCTCGCGCTGGGTTCGGTCGTGCTCGCCGTCACCGGGGCGGAAGCGCTGTATGCCGACATGGGGCATTTCGGGCGCGGCGCGTTGCGGATCGGTTGGTTTGGCTTCGTCATGCCCTGCCTGCTGCTCAACTATTTCGGCCAGGCAGCGATGATCATGGGGCTAGAAGCTGCCGCCGCCGCCGATGCGATCCAGAACCCGTTCTTCCTTATGGCGCCCGAGGCCTATCGCCTTCCGCTGGTGCTTCTGGCGACGTGCGCCACGTTCATCGCCAGCCAGGCCGTTATTACGGGCGCGTTCTCGGTCACGCATCAGGCGATCCAGCTCGGTTACGTGCCGCGCCTCTCGATCCTGCATACGAGCGAGACCGAGCATGGTCAGATCTACATCCCGTTCGTCAACTGGGTGCTGATGATCGCGGTTATCCTGCTGGTTCTCACTTTCCGCAACTCGTCCAACCTTGCCAGCGCTTACGGCATCGCGGTGACCGGGGCGATGCTGATCGATACCTGCCTCATGGCAGTGCTGTTCATTGCGGTCTGGCGCTGGAAGATGTGGGTGGTCATTCCGGCTGCCGCGATCTTCTTCGTGGTCGATGGGGCATTCTTCAGCGCCAACCTGACCAAAGTGCCCGATGGCGGCTGGTTCCCCCTTCTGGTCGGCGCGATCGCCTTCACTTTCCTCACCACATGGTCGCGCGGTCGCAAGCTGATGCGCGAGCGGATGAGCGAAGTTGCTCTGCCGATCGAGATATTCGCCAAATCGGCCAAGAACAGCGCCATTCGCGTGCCGGGCACGGCGATCTTCATGGCATCGAGTACGGCGGGTGTTCCTTCGGCCCTGTTGCACAATATCAAGCACAACAAGGTGCTGCACGAACGTGTCGTGATCCTGACCGTTGAGATCGCGGAAGAACCCTACGTCGATCCCGAATGCCGCAGCGAGTTTCACGATCTGGGTGACGGTTTCTACCGCATGGTGCTGCACTATGGCTTCATGGAAGAAACCGACGTACCCGCCGCGCTCAAACAGGTGAACAGTTGTGGCGGGGCGTTCGATATGATGAGCACCAGCTTCTTTCTCAGCCGTCAGACGCTGCTGCCATCGAAGAACCCGAGCATGATGATCTGGCGCGAGAAGATCTTCTCGTGGATGCTGCGCAATGCGGCGACCGCGATGGAATTCTTCCGCCTGCCGACCAATCGGGTGGTCGAACTGGGTAGCCAGGTCGAAATCTGA
- a CDS encoding tetratricopeptide repeat protein, giving the protein MSWLPPIALAAALFLIAAFALRLPRGAWMAFASALVFGLAGYASQGRPDLPSAPRHAAPQADETNAAMIEARRTLFDPLQPPSNFVIVADGFARRGQYADAAQILRGEVRENGTNAEAWVALGNALVEHAEGNLTPAATYAYDRAAKAAPGHPAAPYFHGLALLRTGQPGETRALWAETIADAPEEAEWVPAMQQRLDRLDALIAAMSRD; this is encoded by the coding sequence GTGAGCTGGTTGCCCCCCATCGCGCTGGCAGCGGCGCTGTTCCTGATCGCGGCGTTCGCGCTCCGGTTGCCGCGCGGCGCGTGGATGGCTTTTGCCTCGGCTCTCGTATTTGGGCTGGCTGGGTATGCCTCTCAGGGGCGGCCGGATTTGCCTTCGGCCCCCCGACATGCGGCACCGCAGGCGGACGAAACGAACGCCGCCATGATCGAGGCAAGGCGGACCCTGTTCGACCCTTTGCAGCCGCCGAGCAATTTTGTGATCGTCGCCGACGGGTTTGCCCGGCGTGGCCAGTACGCCGATGCGGCGCAGATCCTTCGCGGCGAAGTGCGTGAGAACGGCACGAATGCAGAAGCCTGGGTCGCGCTGGGCAACGCGCTGGTGGAACACGCGGAAGGCAATCTCACACCTGCGGCCACATATGCCTACGACCGTGCAGCAAAGGCAGCTCCGGGCCATCCGGCGGCGCCGTATTTTCACGGCCTGGCGCTGCTGCGGACCGGGCAACCCGGGGAAACGCGCGCGCTTTGGGCCGAAACGATCGCGGATGCCCCGGAAGAGGCAGAATGGGTGCCCGCGATGCAGCAGCGTCTGGATCGCCTCGACGCGCTCATCGCAGCCATGAGTAGGGACTGA
- the ccmC gene encoding heme ABC transporter permease CcmC encodes MHGFANPKRFLSLARWLTPLLLASGLILSAAALAWGLFVVPPDRLMGDTVRILFLHVPTAWLGMGGWAAIAVASGAFLVWRHPLADLAARAAAVPGMAFTAVCLATGSIWGRPTWGTWWVWDGRLTSMLVLLFLYLGYIALAQAVAREGGSSRIPAIFGLVGAINIPIINRSVVWWNSLHQPPSITAGNSAIDAEFLAPLLIAVAGFSLIFGGVVLARMRALLGDIQADARLRRRASETA; translated from the coding sequence ATGCATGGCTTTGCCAACCCCAAACGGTTCCTCTCCCTTGCTCGCTGGCTAACTCCGTTATTGCTGGCGAGCGGGCTGATTCTGTCTGCGGCGGCGCTGGCATGGGGCCTGTTCGTCGTGCCGCCGGATCGCCTCATGGGCGATACGGTGCGCATCCTGTTTCTCCATGTTCCGACCGCCTGGCTAGGCATGGGCGGCTGGGCCGCGATCGCGGTCGCGAGCGGCGCGTTCCTGGTGTGGCGTCACCCCCTGGCCGATTTGGCAGCACGTGCGGCGGCAGTGCCGGGCATGGCGTTCACCGCCGTGTGTCTCGCCACCGGTTCGATCTGGGGCCGGCCGACATGGGGCACCTGGTGGGTATGGGATGGCCGGCTGACGTCGATGCTGGTGCTGCTTTTTCTCTATCTGGGCTATATCGCGCTGGCGCAGGCTGTCGCCCGGGAAGGCGGATCGAGCCGGATCCCGGCGATCTTCGGTCTCGTCGGCGCGATCAACATTCCGATCATCAACCGGTCCGTCGTCTGGTGGAACTCGCTGCATCAGCCGCCCAGCATCACGGCCGGCAATAGCGCCATCGATGCAGAGTTCCTGGCCCCCCTTCTGATCGCAGTCGCCGGATTTTCACTGATCTTCGGCGGCGTGGTGCTTGCCAGAATGCGCGCCCTGCTGGGCGATATTCAGGCCGATGCCCGCCTGCGGCGCAGGGCGAGCGAGACGGCCTGA
- the rpmE gene encoding 50S ribosomal protein L31 — protein MKADAHPDYHTITVKMTDGTEFQTRSTWGSEGDTLTLDIDPTSHPAWTGGKQQIQEGGRVAAFNKRFGGLSLKKG, from the coding sequence ATGAAGGCCGACGCACACCCCGATTATCACACCATCACAGTCAAGATGACCGATGGCACCGAATTCCAGACCCGCTCCACCTGGGGCAGTGAGGGCGATACGCTGACGCTGGATATCGACCCGACCAGCCATCCGGCCTGGACCGGCGGGAAGCAGCAGATTCAGGAAGGTGGCCGCGTTGCCGCGTTCAACAAGCGGTTCGGCGGGCTTTCTCTCAAGAAGGGCTGA
- a CDS encoding redoxin family protein, translated as MRWWWIPFLLFALFLGVAGYQLTQPKDEFVPSAMIGEPLPTFDLRPAVDGMPGVASSDLRDGTPHLLNIWASWCVPCIAEAPQLERLREAGADIVGVAIRDRPEDVAAFLSRYGNPYTRIGADDLSEVQLAIGSSGVPETFVINGKGRITYQHIGDIRAEHVPRILAELEKAGG; from the coding sequence ATGCGTTGGTGGTGGATACCTTTCCTGCTGTTCGCCCTGTTTCTGGGGGTCGCGGGATACCAGTTGACCCAGCCCAAGGACGAATTCGTGCCCAGCGCGATGATCGGCGAACCTTTGCCGACGTTCGATTTGCGTCCGGCAGTCGACGGTATGCCCGGCGTGGCGAGCAGCGATCTGCGCGATGGAACGCCGCACCTGTTGAATATCTGGGCGAGCTGGTGCGTTCCCTGCATTGCCGAAGCCCCGCAGCTTGAACGACTGCGCGAGGCAGGGGCTGACATCGTCGGCGTTGCGATCCGTGACCGGCCGGAAGATGTTGCCGCGTTTCTTTCGCGTTACGGCAATCCCTACACGCGCATTGGGGCCGACGATCTGTCGGAAGTGCAACTGGCGATCGGATCTTCGGGCGTGCCGGAAACGTTCGTGATCAATGGGAAAGGGCGGATAACCTACCAGCATATCGGCGATATCCGGGCCGAACACGTGCCCAGAATCCTGGCCGAGCTGGAGAAGGCCGGAGGATGA
- a CDS encoding Leu/Phe/Val dehydrogenase: MTAFWTESDFDDHELVQLVRDRQSGLIAIIALHSTHLGPAAGGTRFWHYAEPGEAMRDALRLSRGMSYKNAMAGLPMGGGKAVILAPADKSKTPQMLAAFGDAVEALGGQYVTAEDVGIGEGDMVAVSRRTEYVSGLPVSGEGAAGGDPGPFTAMGIYHGIRAAVRYKLGKDSVEGVHIAIQGTGSVGGGVARLLAKDGARLTLSDINESRAAALAEELGAATASSDAIMGVSCDVFSPNALGAILDDQGIARLDTPIVAGGANNQLARAHHGKVLAERGILYAPDYVINAGGIISVALEYLARRNGEPSDINEVRKRIGHIPERLEEVWRKSDASGESPDVVADRMAQELIGRG; the protein is encoded by the coding sequence ATGACGGCTTTCTGGACCGAATCGGACTTCGACGATCACGAGCTGGTACAGCTTGTGCGGGATCGCCAGTCGGGGCTTATCGCGATCATTGCCCTTCATTCGACCCATCTCGGGCCGGCGGCCGGCGGTACGCGATTCTGGCACTACGCCGAACCGGGCGAGGCCATGCGCGATGCACTGCGCCTGAGCCGGGGGATGAGCTACAAGAACGCAATGGCCGGCCTGCCGATGGGCGGGGGCAAGGCGGTGATTCTGGCACCTGCAGACAAATCCAAGACGCCGCAGATGCTCGCGGCCTTCGGCGACGCGGTGGAAGCGCTTGGCGGCCAGTATGTCACCGCGGAAGATGTCGGTATCGGTGAAGGCGACATGGTCGCCGTTTCCAGGCGTACCGAGTATGTTTCCGGCCTGCCCGTCTCGGGAGAGGGTGCGGCGGGCGGCGATCCGGGGCCGTTCACCGCGATGGGCATCTATCACGGCATCAGGGCCGCGGTTCGATACAAGCTGGGCAAGGACAGCGTCGAGGGCGTTCATATCGCGATACAGGGCACAGGCAGCGTCGGCGGCGGGGTCGCCAGGCTTCTCGCCAAGGATGGTGCCCGCCTGACATTGTCCGACATCAACGAAAGCCGCGCCGCCGCGCTGGCGGAAGAGCTTGGCGCGGCCACCGCATCTTCCGATGCGATCATGGGCGTTTCCTGCGATGTGTTCAGCCCGAATGCGCTCGGCGCAATTCTCGACGATCAGGGGATTGCGCGGCTCGACACGCCGATCGTAGCCGGCGGCGCGAACAATCAGCTTGCACGGGCCCATCACGGGAAGGTGCTGGCGGAGCGGGGCATTCTCTATGCACCCGATTACGTGATCAATGCCGGCGGTATCATCAGCGTTGCTCTGGAATATCTCGCACGCCGAAATGGCGAGCCGAGCGATATCAACGAAGTGCGCAAGCGCATCGGCCACATCCCCGAGCGGCTGGAAGAAGTGTGGCGCAAGAGCGATGCGAGCGGCGAATCGCCCGACGTGGTGGCCGACCGCATGGCGCAGGAACTGATCGGGCGCGGATAG
- the ftsY gene encoding signal recognition particle-docking protein FtsY: protein MSETSWSDRLLAGFRKTSDRLSTNLTGAVGTATLDDATLDDVEDALILSDLGPSAAARIRGRLSEKRFGLEISERELKEAVAEEIAAILRPVAKPLEVVAFPRPQVILVIGVNGSGKTTTIAKLAHWFQEDDYDVMLAAGDTFRAAAIGQLATWAERIDVPIIRGPEGGDPASVVFDGVKAATERGTDALIVDTAGRLQNKRELMDELAKIRRVLGRLNLEAPHDVVLVLDATNGQNALSQIDVFKEVAGVTGLIMTKLDGTARGGVLVAAAEQYGLPIHAIGVGEKISDLRPFDPDLVARVIAGVA, encoded by the coding sequence ATGAGCGAGACGAGTTGGAGCGACCGGCTGCTTGCGGGATTCCGCAAGACGTCGGACCGCCTTTCCACCAACCTCACCGGCGCGGTGGGCACGGCGACGCTGGACGATGCAACGCTCGACGATGTCGAAGACGCGCTGATTCTGTCGGACCTCGGCCCCTCCGCGGCGGCGCGGATTCGCGGGCGCTTGTCGGAAAAGCGCTTCGGTCTGGAAATTTCGGAACGCGAGTTGAAAGAGGCAGTGGCCGAAGAAATCGCGGCTATCCTGCGCCCTGTTGCCAAGCCTCTCGAAGTGGTCGCCTTTCCCCGGCCGCAGGTCATTCTCGTGATCGGGGTCAATGGCAGCGGCAAGACCACCACGATCGCCAAACTGGCGCACTGGTTTCAGGAAGACGACTACGACGTCATGCTGGCGGCGGGCGACACGTTCCGCGCCGCCGCGATCGGTCAGCTCGCCACCTGGGCCGAAAGAATCGACGTGCCGATCATTCGCGGCCCCGAGGGCGGGGACCCGGCCTCCGTGGTCTTTGACGGGGTCAAGGCGGCAACCGAACGCGGAACCGACGCCCTGATCGTCGACACTGCCGGTCGCCTTCAGAACAAGCGCGAGCTGATGGATGAACTGGCCAAGATCCGCCGCGTCCTCGGCCGCCTCAACCTCGAGGCTCCCCATGACGTCGTGCTGGTGCTCGACGCCACGAACGGACAGAACGCACTGAGCCAGATCGACGTGTTCAAGGAAGTCGCGGGCGTCACCGGCCTCATCATGACCAAGCTCGACGGAACCGCGCGCGGCGGCGTCCTCGTCGCCGCAGCGGAACAGTACGGCTTGCCGATCCACGCGATTGGCGTGGGCGAAAAGATTTCCGATTTGCGACCGTTCGACCCCGATCTGGTAGCGCGCGTTATTGCAGGAGTGGCTTGA
- a CDS encoding heme lyase CcmF/NrfE family subunit → MIAELGLAALWLAAALAALQLYAGAMAQRDAGGGLAALVRPAAIVQGLSCAFAFAMLLWLFAITDLSVKLVATNSHSAKPLLYKLTGAWGNHEGSMLLWVAVMALSGALIALVERRLSERTMLATLAAQAFVGLGFYAFLIFSSNPFERLAQPAAEGMGLNPLLQDIGLALHPPTLYFGYVGLSVAFSFAVGALLTRQVTPEFARVMRPWVLGAWVFLTLGITAGSYWAYYELGWGGWWFWDPVENASLMPWLAATALLHSASVLAARDALRAWTIMLGVVAFSMSMLGTFLVRSGILTSVHAFAVDPQRGTFILVLLALYIGGALALFALRAGAIAEGERFSATSREGALVFNNVMLSAILGIVLLGTLYPLLTEAFDVRVSVGPPYFNPAGAFFAVPMLLVMAVGPLLRWRRDSLARIQRPIVLAGVVVLAAALAALAIGGMSVLALLGLALSAGLAVASLLPLRGRKLHRIPLAVWGMVVAHFGLAVALFGMASETAFSQERLAAVTVGETVQVGPWQVTLSEVLPNAGPNWTAIEGHLSASYSGGDPVELDPQSRSFWAPVQQTNESALATRWNGQLYAVVGSEAQAEGQESRWQLRLWWKPFVTFIWYGGALVALGGALALVGRVRADLKRRIVRKRADERRAEGAM, encoded by the coding sequence TTGATCGCGGAGCTCGGCCTGGCCGCCCTGTGGCTGGCGGCGGCGCTGGCGGCGCTCCAGCTCTATGCAGGTGCAATGGCGCAGCGTGACGCAGGGGGCGGCCTGGCCGCGCTCGTGCGACCGGCGGCGATCGTCCAGGGGCTGTCATGCGCCTTCGCATTTGCCATGTTGTTATGGCTGTTCGCCATCACCGACCTGTCTGTAAAACTGGTCGCCACGAATTCGCATTCGGCCAAGCCGCTGCTCTACAAGCTGACAGGCGCGTGGGGGAACCACGAAGGCTCCATGCTGCTATGGGTTGCCGTAATGGCGCTCTCCGGCGCTCTCATCGCGCTGGTGGAGCGCCGTTTGTCCGAACGGACGATGCTGGCCACGCTTGCCGCTCAGGCATTTGTCGGGCTGGGCTTCTATGCCTTTCTGATTTTCAGCTCCAATCCGTTTGAGCGACTTGCGCAACCCGCTGCCGAAGGGATGGGGCTCAACCCCCTGCTGCAGGATATCGGCCTCGCGCTTCATCCGCCCACGCTGTATTTCGGCTATGTCGGATTGTCGGTGGCCTTCAGCTTCGCCGTCGGCGCCCTGCTGACGCGTCAGGTGACGCCCGAGTTCGCGCGGGTAATGCGGCCGTGGGTGCTGGGCGCCTGGGTCTTCCTGACGCTGGGAATTACGGCGGGGTCCTATTGGGCGTATTACGAGCTTGGATGGGGTGGCTGGTGGTTCTGGGACCCGGTTGAAAATGCCTCGCTCATGCCTTGGCTGGCGGCGACTGCGCTGCTTCATTCGGCCAGCGTGCTTGCCGCTCGCGACGCCCTGCGCGCATGGACGATCATGCTCGGTGTGGTTGCATTTTCGATGTCGATGCTCGGTACGTTCCTCGTTCGCTCTGGCATCCTGACCAGCGTTCATGCTTTCGCGGTCGATCCTCAGCGCGGGACCTTCATTCTGGTCTTGCTCGCTCTCTATATCGGTGGCGCGCTGGCGCTGTTCGCGCTGCGCGCAGGGGCGATTGCGGAAGGGGAACGCTTTTCCGCGACCAGCCGCGAAGGCGCGCTGGTGTTCAACAACGTCATGCTCAGTGCAATTCTGGGCATCGTCCTGCTGGGTACGCTCTATCCCCTGCTGACCGAGGCGTTCGATGTCCGCGTTTCCGTCGGGCCGCCTTATTTCAACCCAGCCGGCGCCTTCTTCGCGGTTCCGATGCTGCTGGTCATGGCAGTGGGGCCGCTGCTGCGGTGGCGGCGCGACAGTCTGGCGCGCATACAGCGCCCGATCGTGCTGGCCGGCGTGGTGGTGCTGGCTGCCGCTTTGGCAGCGTTGGCGATCGGGGGAATGAGCGTTCTTGCGCTACTGGGCCTCGCGCTTTCCGCCGGACTGGCCGTGGCCAGCCTGCTGCCGCTGCGTGGCAGGAAGCTGCACCGGATTCCGCTGGCGGTGTGGGGTATGGTCGTTGCGCATTTCGGGCTGGCCGTTGCCCTATTCGGCATGGCGAGCGAGACCGCCTTCTCGCAGGAACGGCTTGCGGCGGTAACAGTGGGCGAAACGGTTCAGGTCGGGCCGTGGCAGGTGACGCTGAGCGAAGTTCTGCCGAACGCGGGGCCCAACTGGACGGCGATCGAAGGCCATCTTTCCGCCAGTTATTCCGGCGGGGACCCGGTCGAGCTGGACCCGCAATCGCGCAGTTTCTGGGCACCCGTTCAGCAAACCAACGAAAGCGCACTCGCCACCCGCTGGAATGGCCAGCTCTACGCCGTCGTAGGCAGTGAGGCCCAGGCCGAGGGGCAGGAATCGCGGTGGCAGCTGCGCCTGTGGTGGAAGCCGTTCGTGACTTTCATCTGGTACGGTGGCGCCTTGGTGGCGCTGGGCGGGGCACTCGCACTGGTCGGTCGCGTCCGCGCCGATCTCAAGCGCAGGATCGTGCGCAAGAGGGCGGATGAACGTCGCGCCGAAGGGGCCATGTGA
- a CDS encoding cytochrome c-type biogenesis protein, translating into MRYPFALIALIGIGSTVSPAAAQQDVPPAPYAYRQLDDAAQEARAQALMETLRCLKCQSQSIADSDAPMAGDMRHQVRTRIAAGEEPEAIRAWLVARYGDYVSYAPVISETTWPLFAVPLILILVAAAILWRRLRGAR; encoded by the coding sequence ATGAGGTATCCTTTCGCCCTGATTGCCCTGATCGGGATCGGATCGACGGTGTCACCGGCCGCGGCCCAGCAGGATGTGCCCCCGGCGCCCTACGCCTATCGACAGCTCGACGATGCTGCGCAGGAAGCACGTGCGCAGGCCCTGATGGAAACGCTGCGCTGTCTGAAGTGTCAGAGCCAGTCGATCGCCGACAGCGATGCGCCGATGGCAGGCGATATGCGGCATCAGGTGCGCACCCGCATCGCTGCGGGCGAGGAGCCGGAGGCGATCCGTGCCTGGCTGGTCGCGCGATATGGCGATTATGTCAGCTATGCCCCGGTGATCAGCGAGACCACCTGGCCGCTGTTCGCCGTCCCGCTGATTCTGATCCTGGTCGCTGCGGCTATCCTGTGGCGGCGCTTGCGAGGTGCGCGGTGA
- the fabZ gene encoding 3-hydroxyacyl-ACP dehydratase FabZ yields MSDETGTRSDYDIHKVLSALPHRYPLLLVDRVRSLELGERIHAVKAVTFNEDFFQGHFPGAPIMPGVLQVEAMAQAAAILGIETLELAGSGKLVYFMGIDNAKFRAPVTPGCLLDLEVEFLQKRSRVYKFKGRASVEGKTTSEAEFTAMIADPPST; encoded by the coding sequence ATGAGCGACGAGACGGGCACACGGTCCGATTATGATATTCATAAGGTGCTCAGCGCCCTGCCACACCGTTATCCGCTGTTGCTGGTCGACCGCGTTCGGTCTCTGGAACTGGGGGAGCGCATTCACGCGGTGAAAGCCGTGACCTTCAACGAGGATTTCTTCCAGGGCCATTTCCCGGGCGCGCCCATCATGCCCGGTGTGTTGCAGGTGGAGGCAATGGCACAGGCAGCGGCGATCCTCGGGATCGAGACGCTCGAACTGGCCGGAAGCGGAAAGCTCGTCTATTTCATGGGGATAGACAATGCCAAGTTCCGCGCGCCGGTGACGCCGGGTTGTCTGCTCGACCTGGAAGTCGAATTCCTTCAGAAGCGCAGCCGGGTTTACAAGTTCAAGGGGCGCGCCAGTGTGGAAGGGAAAACCACGTCGGAAGCGGAATTCACCGCAATGATCGCCGATCCCCCGTCAACCTGA
- the ccmE gene encoding cytochrome c maturation protein CcmE — MTTPPNRMKAKHQRLVLVAIALVALVCAGLLAAWALRNQASYFYVPEQIAADPPEAGRAVRLGGMVEEGSIRTLPDGVTTAFVVGDGKARVSVRFAGILPDLFVEGSGVVAEGRLDADGTFVADNLLAKHDENYVPRELQEMTEHQKREVVAETEQGA; from the coding sequence ATGACTACTCCCCCTAACCGGATGAAGGCCAAGCATCAGCGGCTCGTGCTTGTGGCGATCGCGCTCGTAGCGCTGGTCTGCGCCGGGCTGCTCGCTGCCTGGGCCCTGCGCAATCAAGCGAGCTATTTCTATGTCCCGGAACAGATCGCGGCCGACCCGCCCGAAGCGGGGCGTGCCGTGCGGCTGGGGGGCATGGTCGAAGAAGGGTCGATCCGAACTCTGCCCGACGGCGTAACCACAGCATTCGTCGTCGGCGATGGAAAGGCGCGGGTCTCCGTCCGGTTTGCGGGGATACTGCCCGATCTGTTTGTCGAAGGGTCAGGCGTTGTCGCGGAAGGGCGGCTGGATGCCGACGGCACGTTCGTTGCCGATAACCTCCTGGCCAAGCATGACGAGAATTACGTGCCGCGCGAACTGCAGGAAATGACCGAGCATCAGAAGCGCGAAGTCGTGGCCGAGACGGAGCAGGGCGCTTGA